The genomic DNA TTAGTCGTAAACAGCTATCTATTGCATTGAATGTGAAGTATACGACTCTCGCCGATTGGCTTAATGCACGTACTTTTCCACGCATAAAATCAATTGAAAAAATTGCTAATTATTTTAGCATTCCAAAATCCTTTTTGATTGAGGACTCTAGCCTTAATTTTATATCCAAAAACGATCACAAAGATATTATTGTTAAGATACCGATAATTGGTAATATTGCAGGTGGATCGCCAATTTTTGCTGAACAAAATATTGATGGTACAGTGGATGAAGTAACTTCTGGATTACCCAGTGGAGAAAATTTTTACTTGCGCCTTGTGGGTCAATCAATGAGTCCTACTATACCCAATGGTTCGCTCGTATTAATACATCGGCAACCTGACGTAGAAGATGGCGAAATTGCGGCCGTTCAAGTAGATAATGATACCCAAGCAACTTTAAAGCGCGTTATTCGTAAGAACGATACAGTAATTCTAAATCCTGATAACCCAGCATACCAGCCAATAGTATTAGATGATTCTCACCCTGGACGTATTATCGGTAAAGCAATCCGATATACTGTACAGTTATAAAGTTAGTATCTACAAACTTTAAAGTGCCTTACAATTCTTGGACAAATGAGTCTAATAATTGTAAGGCGCTTCAAATTTTCTTTACTTTTAAAACTATCTTGATGTTGCCTTTTTACTCGACGTCACCCGCCGCGGCTCAGAATTCTGCACGCCCAAAATATCTAGGAAGAACGAAACGATTGGAATCCCAATGATCAAACCCCAGGCTCCTAATAGACTTTCCATAATAATCAACGTGATGAAAGTGACAAAGACTGGTAAATCAGTCCGGTCCGCCATTAGCCGCGGATGGAGGAAATAAGATTCGAAGGCGTGAATTAGAATGACTAACACGATGATCCAGACAACCCGAATCAAGCCACCCGATGCAAAACCCAGTAAGGTTAGCGGAATCATTGAAATCAATACGCCAGCCACCGGCACTAAGCCTAGGATAAAGACGATGATCGACAACACCATGATACTCGGCATCCCAATAATCATGAATCCAATCGTCATCAGAATCGTGTTGATCGTGCAAATTACCAGTTGTGTTTCAATAATCCGTCCCAGAATCATAACGAATTTATGCGTTAAATAGTAAACGTTCGTGAAGAACTTTTTGAACTTCGACTGCAAGAATTGGCGGCCAAAGACCATCATTCGTCCCCGCGAAACTGCAAAGATAAAACTCAAAAAGATTGCCATTAGGACGTGCGTAAAGCCAGTCCCGACCTCGCTCAGTCCCTTAATACCGGTGACGAGTAACGCCTTCCCGTTTTGAATCAATTCACTACTATGAATGGCTTGGTTAACCCATTTATCAATATTCTTATTCAATACCGGATGATTAGTGATTGCTTTAGCCAACATATCTGGAATGACCTTCAACTGATCGACCAAGGTAGGCGCCGCGTACGATAGCGCACCGATAAATAACGCAATCACGCCAACGTAGACCACGATGACGGCAATCCAATACGGCAAGTGCGTTCGGAGGTTTAACCACCGACTAAGTTTAATGCCCAAATACGCAAAAATCGTCGTTAATAAAACGACCGTCGCAAACCCGCGCATTAAATAGATTATGATGATTAATAACGCCAACGTTAAGTACAAGTCAACGTCATCCCGCTTGAAAAAACGAATGATTCTGTCCATAATTTGCCCCCAATCGCATATTACTTGCATTATAGCATGTCTATAGATTAATCCCGCCCACCGATTCCAGCCTTAAATTAAATTTGACATTTAAAATAATTACCAGTATGATAAGTGTCAATAATTAAAGAACGATTAAAAGATGAGTAATAGGTGTCGCCGTTTAGCGAGTATCGGGTTGGTGAAACGGTACCGGTGTATCCTATGAAGATGGTCTTCGCCCTAGTTCGTTTTGGTGAGTGTCTGGCGAGCAACAAAGTAACCAGCATTAACTAAAGCCGGTTTAACAACCGTTACCCGCGTTAGCAATTGCCAAAAGCTTATGGCAGCTGTATCGAGTAGACTAGTTCACTAGCCTAGAACTCAGGTGGTACCACGGCCCAGCGTCGTCCTGAATAATGATTAACATTATTCAGGACGACGCTTTTTTCGTTCCTAATAAAATTTAAGGAGTTTGATATTTAATGACAACTACAACCACAACTTTAACCGCCCCATTCCGCTTTGATGTCGTCGGTAGCTTATTACGTCCCACTAGTTTGAAAA from Lactiplantibacillus paraplantarum includes the following:
- a CDS encoding AI-2E family transporter, with product MDRIIRFFKRDDVDLYLTLALLIIIIYLMRGFATVVLLTTIFAYLGIKLSRWLNLRTHLPYWIAVIVVYVGVIALFIGALSYAAPTLVDQLKVIPDMLAKAITNHPVLNKNIDKWVNQAIHSSELIQNGKALLVTGIKGLSEVGTGFTHVLMAIFLSFIFAVSRGRMMVFGRQFLQSKFKKFFTNVYYLTHKFVMILGRIIETQLVICTINTILMTIGFMIIGMPSIMVLSIIVFILGLVPVAGVLISMIPLTLLGFASGGLIRVVWIIVLVILIHAFESYFLHPRLMADRTDLPVFVTFITLIIMESLLGAWGLIIGIPIVSFFLDILGVQNSEPRRVTSSKKATSR
- a CDS encoding LexA family protein, with translation MKKENTPMNNNDIFANNLKKLLADNQISRKQLSIALNVKYTTLADWLNARTFPRIKSIEKIANYFSIPKSFLIEDSSLNFISKNDHKDIIVKIPIIGNIAGGSPIFAEQNIDGTVDEVTSGLPSGENFYLRLVGQSMSPTIPNGSLVLIHRQPDVEDGEIAAVQVDNDTQATLKRVIRKNDTVILNPDNPAYQPIVLDDSHPGRIIGKAIRYTVQL